In the Drosophila takahashii strain IR98-3 E-12201 chromosome 3R, DtakHiC1v2, whole genome shotgun sequence genome, one interval contains:
- the Npc2c gene encoding NPC intracellular cholesterol transporter 2: MYSFKNFSLCLMIPLMWTFVTANTPIRQCSDSSYPQPLMVQIDNCDTLPCDLWKGTEAKIDIQFVATRNTMKRLSAEVHLTSLGVTIPYDLEASRGNVCSNLLHGAYCPLDAGEDVTYQLLLPVTNNQPEVPTRLEVRLLDSDDENRVISCFLADTRVKKPSSGA; the protein is encoded by the exons ATGTACAGCTTCAAGAACTTCAGCCTTTGCCTGATGATTCCTCTTATGTGGACTTTCGTCACAGCCAACACGCCAATTAGACAAT GCTCCGACAGCAGCTATCCTCAACCTCTGATGGTCCAAATTGATAATTGCGACACCTTGCCCTGCGATTTGTGGAAGGGAACCGAGGCCAAGATCGACATTCAGTTTGTTGCCA CTCGCAATACGATGAAGAGGTTGTCGGCCGAAGTGCACCTGACCTCACTGGGAGTGACCATTCCCTATGACCTGGAGGCTTCCCGTGGCAATGTGTGCAGCAACCTGCTCCATGGAGCCTACTGCCCCCTGGATGCCGGCGAGGATGTGACCTATCAGCTGCTCCTCCCAGTCACGAATAACCAACCCGAGGTGCCCACCCGCCTGGAGGTGCGCCTCCTGGACTCGGATGACGAGAATCGTGTGATCTCCTGCTTCCTGGCCGACACTCGTGTCAAGAAGCCCAGTTCGGGAGCTTAG
- the LOC108057162 gene encoding uncharacterized protein encodes MKVDRFGWVLAATLLRMAIEVVGDPSSYLTEYDSSPKKAVVAIKHIHAFGESNYMKVKTYIHDDRTHFDLYVQMVHELGSNHLIMNIKVRVKPEGSGIFIQLFELRRINFCEFLNEYNSNPVMQFMFKKNIKLNDIIVCPVRVGNYSLLNSDVAGNIQTQGVQNGTYKFFAEIVEEIGEIAKVFALQVTSMVYIVDKEMDCTTQRNAIVCV; translated from the exons ATGAAAGTCGATCGGTTCGGTTGGGTTTTGGCTGCCACTTTGCTGCGAATGGCCATCGAAGTGGTCGGGGATCCGAGTTCCTATCTCACTGAATACGATTCAAGTCCAAAA AAAGCTGTAGTGGCCATAAAACACATTCATGCCTTCGGGGAGTCGAACTATATGAAGGTCAAGACCTACATACACGACGATCGCACTCACTTCGATCTATATGTCCAGATGGTCCATGAACTGGGCAGCAACCATCTCATCATGAATATCAAAGTACGAGTAAAGCCCGAAGGAAGTGGCATTTTCATACAACTATTCGAATTGAGGCGAATCAACTTTTGTGAGTTCCTCAACGAATACAACTCGAATCCGGTGATGCAGTTTATGTTCAAGAAGAACATCAAACTGAATGACATCATCGTATGTCCCGTCCGCGTGGGAAACTACTCGCTGTTGAACTCCGATGTTGCCGGAAATATTCAGACCCAAGGTGTCCAGAATGGCACCTACAAGTTCTTTGCCGAAATCGTCGAGGAAATCGGAGAGATTGCCAAGGTTTTTGCCCTCCAAGTCACTTCGATGGTATATATTGTGGACAAGGAAATGGATTGCACAACTCAAAGAAATGCTATTGTATGTGTATAG
- the LOC108057161 gene encoding uncharacterized protein, with amino-acid sequence MNFVRLALFFPLFQIINGNTTGTKSLWDEDEEEAAQKPILRIHHINIFGDSRYMKAVSHIDDTRTQFGITVSLREEMGSNFLTFNIKVRVRPSGRVVFVTLLQMRDLDLCGFFTEFSGNPMMKYFLQSEMQLSDIIACPVRVGNYSLKNVNAKDIYPQVLQNGTYKFFVEVIEATAEKVFALQVTTEIRVPSATE; translated from the exons ATGAACTTCGTTCGACTAGCGTTGTTTTTTCCGCTGTTTCAAATTATAAATGGCAACACAACGGGCACAAAGTCTTTGTGggatgaggacgaggaggaggcagCTCAG AAACCCATTTTGCGCATCCATCACATCAACATCTTCGGGGACTCTCGCTATATGAAGGCGGTGTCCCACATCGACGATACTCGCACCCAATTCGGTATCACCGTTTCCCTTCGCGAGGAGATGGGCAGCAATTTCCTGACCTTTAACATAAAGGTGCGAGTAAGACCGTCGGGCAGGGTGGTTTTTGTGACCCTGCTCCAAATGCGGGATCTTGATCTTTGCGGATTCTTCACCGAGTTCTCGGGGAATCCCATGATGAAGTACTTCCTGCAGTCGGAGATGCAGCTGAGCGACATCATCGCGTGTCCTGTGCGCGTGGGCAACTACTCGCTGAAGAATGTGAACGCCAAGGACATCTATCCGCAGGTCCTGCAGAACGGCACCTACAAGTTCTTCGTGGAGGTGATTGAGGCAACGGCCGAAAAGGTATTTGCCCTCCAGGTGACCACCGAGATTCGAGTTCCAAGTGCCACCGAATAA
- the LOC108057180 gene encoding uncharacterized protein: protein MRLENYAIRVWSFVAIIWLLRDSHALFKFTNIKCTCYEKSYCELRRCELKLLGRGIVALFLHIQNNQLPINTSVFTLTLFRRLNGYKPFLYNVTVDNCSFMKHKKRYPYFNLVHDAMRNFTNLNHTCPYSHDIIVNRMVLNDNMMAKLPLPTGFYKLKFNWKTGGVWRGVIEVFVEVNLGFD from the exons ATGAGGCTAGAGAACTATGCGATCAGAGTGTGGTCCTTTGTGGCCATCATTTGGTTGCTCCGTGATTCACATGCTCTATTTAAGTTCACGAACATCAAGTGCACGTGTTATGAAAAATCGTATTGTGAGCTAAGGCGTTGTGAATTAAAGCTTCTAGGTCGCGGCATTGTGGCCCTTTTCCTACATATCCAGAACAATCAGCTGCCCATCAACACTTCGGTG TTCACTCTCACCTTGTTTCGAAGACTCAATGGCTACAAGCCGTTTCTTTACAATGTCACCGTCGATAATTGCAGCTTCATGAAACACAAAAAACGCTATCCATACTTCAACTTGGTGCACGATGCTATGCGAAACTTCACCAATTTAAATCACACCTGTCCTTACAGT cATGATATAATAGTGAACCGAATGGTACTGAATGATAATATGATGGCAAAGCTTCCTTTGCCTACGGGTTTTTACAAACTCAAGTTTAATTGGAAAACAGGTGGCGTCTGGCGGGGCGTAATTGAAGTCTTTGTAGAGGTTAATTTGGGATTTGATTGA
- the LOC108057181 gene encoding uncharacterized protein yields the protein MRLEKNSIRVWSYVVIIWLLCHSDALFKFTNIKCTCYEKSFCELRRCELKVLGRGIVGLYLHAQANQLPINTSTCVLTLFRRFNGYRPFLYNVTVDVCSFLKNRKRYPFFNLVYDGIRNFSNINHSCPYNHDIIVNRMVLNDNMIVKVPVPSGFYKLKFNLKTDGVWRGEVEVHVEVNLGFER from the exons ATGAGGCTAGAAAAGAATTCGATCAGAGTGTGGTCATATGTGGTCATCATCTGGTTGCTCTGTCATTCAGatgctttatttaaatttaccaaCATCAAGTGTACATGCTATGAAAAGTCTTTTTGTGAGCTAAGGCGTTGTGAATTAAAGGTGTTGGGCCGCGGCATTGTGGGTCTTTATTTACATGCCCAGGCCAATCAGCTGCCTATAAACACTTCAACG TGCGTTCTTACGCTGTTCCGAAGATTTAATGGCTACAGGCCTTTCCTGTACAATGTCACAGTTGATGTTTGCAGCTTCCTGAAAAACCGAAAGCGCTATCCATTTTTCAACTTGGTATATGATGGTATACGAAACTTCAGCAATATAAATCACTCCTGCCCCTACAAT CATGATATAATCGTTAACCGAATGGTACTGAATGATAATATGATTGTTAAGGTTCCCGTTCCGAGTGGATTCTACAAACTCAAGTTTAACTTGAAAACTGATGGCGTTTGGAGGGGCGAAGTTGAAGTCCACGTAGAGGTTAATTTGGGATTTGAACGCTGA